The Polyangium mundeleinium genome contains the following window.
GGGAGTCGCGCTCGGTCTAATCTGGCCCGCGTCAAAGTAGCACCCCGGAGGTCGGCGCCCGTGAGTTCTGCGCCATCGAAGCGAGCGCCCGAAAGAGCGGCCTGTCGCATGTCCTCACCCGCGAGCTGCACTCCACGCAGGTCCGCTCCCTCCGGTACCCAGCCCTCCGGCTCTTTCGCCCATTGGCCGAGCCCGAGCAGCAGCCGCAGCGCGTTTGCCGCCGCTTTCGTGGTCGCTAGAGGGTCGCCTCCTCTACTCCTTTGCAGCCAACTCTGAGTCGCCAACACCGCTGCCGACTTCTTGGGTTCTCCGTCTCGACGTAAAACCTCCCCCACGAAGGCCGCCACTTCGGGCGTGAGTGGCATCGTCGCGAGCGCCTCTGCAGGCTTCAAGGGCAAGGTTTTCACGAGTGAGCACGCAAGGAAGAATTCGAGCAAGGATTTGTGCGCGAATCGATAAAGCTCCTCTCCCTCCCGTATGAAAAAAGCGCCGCCCTGGATCTCCAGGTATGCAGCCTCCCGAGGCACGTCGTCGGGCAGCTCCCTGGATAGCTCCTGGCGCACCGAGTGCCGCAACTCCTCCCAGGAACAGCTCTGCTTTCCGGTGCGCCACAACTCCTCCGCAAGCGCCTCGGCGAATGCGATCTTCTGGGCATCCGTGAAGCACTCGGGGTCGCCAGAGCGGGTTTGCTCGAGCCACCTCGCGAGGTAAGCGTTATACACGTCCGCCGTCGCGACGCGCGCCTGGGGGTCCAGCCTGTCCAGCGTGGCCAGCACCATGGCGAGGAGCAAGGGGCGCCGTACCAGATCCCCGAGATCATACGTCCGCTCGATCTTTGTCAGCGCTTCCCGCGTCGCCGCGTCCCCGTCTTTGATCTTGCTCACGAGCGCCTCGACCCGGCCCTGGTCGAAAAGCTGCAGCACGAGCCGCGTGACGCCGCCGGCCGACGCTCCGAGTGCCTTCGCGAGCGCTTGCTCCGCCGTCGTGCGCAGGCCCGTCTCCGTGGGGAAATAGTGATCTCGACAGGAGAGCACCACCCATCCACCCCCGCACGCCACCTCGAGGAGCCCCGCAAGGCGCCCGCCCAGATCGGCTTGCCCGACCCGCGTCGCCATCTCATCGAAGCCATCGAAGCAGGGTACGAGCATTCGATACCGCACGAGCAAGACCAGCGCGGCGCGGTTCGTGGAGTCATCGGCAACGCCCGCGGCCTCGAGCAGGAGCTGCTCCGCGACCGTGTTCGTCGCTGCGCCCGCAAGGTTGACCAGAAGGGCCCGAGGTCCCGTGGACGCGCGCCAGCGCTCCTGCGCCCAGCGGGCGAGCAGGGTCGACTTGCCTGTCCCGAATTCGCCAAGCAAGAGAGCGGTTTGCCCTCCTCCTGCGAGCCACCTATCCATCGCGGCGAGCGCTGGCTCGGGCTCGGATCCTTCGACGCGCACCGCCGGCTCGACGAATTGCCCTCCCACCTCACGCAGGCGCTCTTCCACGCAGGCATCGATCCGCCTCTGCGCACCTGCGAAACGCGGTAGGAGGGCGCGCGCTCGTTCTTCGCGGTCTGCCTTTGTCAGAATTTCGATCCCTTCGAGGTCGATCCCAAACGAGCGGAGCCCCTCCACGATCACCGTACGCTTCGTTTCCACCCACCGATCGGTCGCGCTCGTCCACACGGTCCATCGATCGCCCCGAGGCACGAGCACGAAGAGATCACCGGCCACGGGCGCTTCCGCCCAGATCCCTACGACCGCGAGCCCCGTCGCTCCTTCGGCGAGGGCAAGCTGATACACCTCCTCTGCCTCGCGCAGGTACAGATCGCCAAAACCATGCTTTGGGGCCGCCTCGTGAGCGCGCGCCGCTTCTAGCAAATCGGCAGGCTTGGCGCGAAACGTAAAGACCAGCCCTCCGTGCTTCCGCCCGCCGAGGGCCGCCGGGTGAATTCCCTCCAGAAGCACCACTCGTGCGGACACGTGCGCCTGCGATTCTGCCACTATCCCCGCGACAACCGACTCGATCGCAGATCCTCCCGCATCCGTCCACGCACCGGGATCGAGCGCACTCGCGGCCTTCCGTAGCCGCGCGACGTCCGGGCCCAGATTCGGATGCTCGGCGAGCCACGGTTGCATGGCCTCGGCAGCGCCCTTTGCAAGCGCAGCGCACATCGTATCGAATGGAACGATGTCCGAAGGCAGGACGACCTCGCGCGTGAGCCGTCCGATCTCGTCTTTCGACACATTGCGTAGATTGCCGATGAGTCGCGACAGGCGCTCCTTGCGCGACATGGCCGTGTCGTTATCCGCTGCGCTCTGTAGGACCGTGGCGCTTGCCGTCATACGCTGCATGAGCGTTCGCAGCGTAGAGATGTCCTTCGCCGCGAGAAGCGGGGCCGTTTCTTCGATCCATGCCGCATACGCGTCGTCCTCGGGGCGCGCGCGGTAGACGAGCGTCGCCGCTGCAAACGGGCGTACAGGTCTGCGGGCGTCGTAATGCGTCGAGCCTCCCGTGCGCACGAACCCGAGGTCCACATCCGCGACGATGACGCCCTCCTCCCCGGGCTCCAGACGGCCCACGTGCTCAGGGAATGGCCGGACGTCCGAGTGCTTCTCTTCGTCCACGAAGATCGACGTCCCGCCATGTTCCGCCTGGTTCGTGTAGAGCACGGGCCTCCCGTACCGCTTCGCCTCCTCCCAAGCCTTCGCCGCGAACTCACCCACCGTGTGCTTCCCGGTCAGGCTGGGCACTGCGAGGAATCTGCATTGCGCGAGCGGCTCCATGACCAGAGCCCGGTGCTCGGCGTTCTCGCGGTGGAGGAAGTCAAGACACACCATGACGCCCATCGGCCCTACGATGTCCTCGGGCAGACCGACGGGGGCCCACGACGTCCCGGCCTCGATCTCCTCGCCGACGGCCGTCGCGGGGTGAAACTTGGGCGAGAGCGCGAGGAGCTTGCCGCGGCAGAGCACTGGGGCGACCGCCTGTTGGGGTATCGGCAAGGCGTCGCTCGACCAACCCAGGCGCTCGTAGATGCCTGCTTCGAGCCCCTCGAAGTCGACCATGTGCGTCCCCGCCACGACGACCATGTCGCGTGCTGCCTGCGCGACGTCTTCGAGGATGCCCCAGGGGATGCTGTACTCGGGGAAGACGACGAGACGCACGCCCCAGCCGCGGCACGCATCGAGGATGGCCTGGACTCGCCGAAGCGTGAACGCCGTGTACGCGGTCCGGATGCGGAGACGAAGATCGTCGAACGGCTTGACGAGCGTCGCGGGGACGACGGACGGCAAAAGAGGCTTGACGCCACCAGGATCCTCGAGCGGTGAGCGCATCTGCAGGAGGATCGCCGGGTGGTACGCGAATTGGACGACGGCGATGCGCGTGAAGGCGCTGAGCATGGCAGGTGGGAGGGTAGCGAACTACGAGCAGCCCTGCGAGTTCATCGCGGAGCGTGCTACGCGTCTTGAGGACTTACGGCAGCCTCATTCCTTCGCGGGTAACGGCGGCTTGAAGGCCTCGTGCGGCTCCATGTAGAAGCCGAGATCCGCGCTCCCTTCGAATTCCAGCCGCCCACCGGTGTCGTTCGTGAGGGTCCGAAGAAGGACCGGGACGAGCCATATTGCTCCGATGACCGCCTGCATGGAGTCGACACCGGACGCCCGACTCCGGAAGACCTGTGAAGCCTTGGGACCAAGGATTTCGATGGGCGCGCGCCAGGTCTCGCCCGTCTCGTCGAGCTCGGCCTTGCCGATGCGGACGATGATTTTCTTCGGCCGTCGGCCTCGCGGCGAATAGAAGTCCAGTTGCCTTTCAGCGATTACTTCTTGCATCCGTTCTTCGACCTATCCGGACATTTGGCCATGCAGTTAGCCAGCCGCCGCATGGCCTCGTTAAAACAGGCTTGGCGTCTGTTCTTGGGCAATCGTCGACAATCCGCCTCGTCGCGATCATATTGTTCGATGCATCGGTCTTCGCATCGCCCCGCGACGCTCGACGGTGGGCAGTCGTTGCCCCCGTTTGCGGCCGCCTCCGGCGACGCGAAAAGGACTGTTACAAGAAAGACGACGATTCCAAGACTCGTGATCCGTTGCATGACCCCTCCCCTCGGGGGAGTTTACCTGCGCCGATCGCGCCGGTCCACGTTGGCGCCCCTCGCCTTCGCTGCCGAGGGGGGCTCGCCTGGACACTTGCCCTGGCCCTGGCCTTGTCCCCGCCCTCCTGGCGTCGTGTCCTGACGCTGCATCCTCACCGTCCCAAACGGCGCGCATCCGTCCCACCTAGCGACGACGTCCTAGCCCGTCAGCCACGCCCTCACCCCCCGCCCCAGCTTCGCCCGTCCGTCGCCCCAACGACCCCGCCTCACCTCCCCATCGCCCCCAACCCCCGCCGCCCCGCCCTCCTCCTCTCCCGCTACACGCCCTCGTGTCTCCGAAGACTCGAGCCCGCCCCATCACCCCTTCGCCCTCATCCCCCCGCGCACCCGTCCCCGTCGCCTTCTTGCTTTCCCCCTAAGCTTAAAGACTCGACCTCATCCAACACGCGCGCTGCAATCATGCCGCGCGACAGTACAGCCCTATACCCCCCGCATTCGGGGAGGAGTCTTTCCATGTCCGATCCCAAGCATCCCAAGCCGAACGATCAGGTCTTTGATCTCTCGGACCTCATCCTCGTCGACATCACGCCCGATCACATCAGCCGTCTGAGCAAACTCCGCGACGGGTATCACTTGGCTGTCGAGACCATCGTCACCGCCTCGTCTCTCGCTCTCCAGCGCGCGGCCATCCACCCGGGCGAGGTCCAGACCCTTGCCGCGCATTGGGCCGATGTCCAGCGCATCGACGAGGTCGTCCCCGCCGTCGAGAAGCTCCTCGAGCTCCTCCACGAAACCCGCCTCATGCGCGGCCACGAGATCGCCATGCGTCTCGGCGAAATGGTGCAGCAGATCCGCCGCCGCGCGGATCGCTCCCCCGACGGCGCCGAGATCCTCGCGCCCTTCGAGAAGCTGCTCGCCTACCAATCCGCGCCCGCCCTGAAGGCCGTCGCGACCAAGGAGAAGGCGCGCGCCAACGAGGAAGCGCCGAGCGAGCCTACCGGCTGAGCCACACGCGCCCGCCCCTCTCCCGCAAGGGAGAGGGGCTCGGGGTGAGCCTACCGCAACACCCGCCCCCGATGCTGCTCCACCCACGGGGACAGCCGCCCGCGATCCTCCAGCGCCTGCCCCTCCGTCCGCTGCGCCTTCCGCTCCGCCCTGGCCGCCGCCACCGCAATCGCCGCGGCCAGCGTCGCCTCGTCCTCTTCGCGCACGTCCGAATAGCCGAGCAGCGTTTCCTTGTTCTCCTCGATGAAACCCGTCGTGTAACGGCCTTCGACGAACGCCGGATGCGCGAGCAGTTTTTCGTGGAAGACGATGTTCGTCTTGATGCCCGTCACCACGTACTCCGAGAGCGCGCGGCGCATGCGCTGGATGGCCGTTTTCCGGTCCGGGCCCCATACGCTCACCTTCGAGACGAGCGGGTCGTAATGGCTCGGCACTGTCGCGCCCTCGTAAAAGCCGCCGTCGTCGCGCACCCACGGGCCCGCGGGCACGCGGAGCGCTTCGATCTTGCCGGGGCTCGGGAGGAAGCCGATCGGGTCCTCCGCGTAAATGCGGCATTCGATCGACGCGCCGCGACGCACGATCTCTTCCTGCCGCCACGAGAGCTGCTCGCCCGCTGCCACGCGCACCATCTCCGCCACGAGGTCCGTCCCCGTGATCCACTCCGTGACCGGGTGCTCGACCTGGAGGCGCGTGTTCATTTCGAGGAAGTAGAAACTGCCATCCTCGCCGAGCAAAAACTCGAATGTGCCGGCCGAGAAGTACCCGACCGAGAGCGCGCCCTTCACCGCGACCTCGCCCATGCGCCGGATGAGCTCGGGCGTCGCCACGGGGCAAGGCGTCTCTTCGACGACCTTCTGGTGGCGGCGCTGGATCGAGCAGTCGCGCTCGAAGAGGTGGACCATGTTGCCGTGGCGATCGCCGATCACCTGGATCTCCACGTGCCGCGGCCGGAGGATCGCCTTTTCGATGTAGACCGTCGGATCGCCGAAGGCGCGCGCGGCCTCGCTCTGGGCGCGCTCGAACGCGCTCGGCATCTCGTCCGCGTTGTGCACGAGCCGCATGCCTTTGCCGCCGCCGCCCATCGCGGCCTTGATCAGCACCGGGTAGCCGACGCGCTCGGCCGTCGCGCGGGCTTCCTCGACTGTGGAGGCGTCGCCGCCGGGCGTGATCGGCACGCCGGCGGCGGCCATCTTGGCGCGCGCGGCCGTCTTCGAGCCCATCGCGGCCATCGCGCGGGACGGGGGGCCGATGAACACGATGCCGGCCCGCTCGCAGGCCTCCGCGAACTCGCTCTTTTCCGAGAGGAAGCCGTAGCCGGGGTGGATCGCGTCGGCGCCGGATTTGCGCGCGGCGTCGAGGACACGCTCGATCGAGAGGTAACTCTCGCGCGCGGGCGCCGGGCCGATGCAGTAGGCCTCGTCGGCGAGCCTCACGTGCAGGGATTTGCGGTCGGCTTCGCTGTAGATGGCCACGGCGGCGATGCCCATCTCGTGCAGCGTGCGGATGATGCGGACGGCGATCTCGCCGCGGTTGGCGATGAGGACCTTGCGAATCACGGACGCCCACGTAGCACGGCTCGGGCCGGGAGGGTGGCTGAGCATGCGCACCGGGGCTGCGCACCGGGGCTCCGCCCCGGACCCCGCGGGGGGCTGTCCGCCCCCTCGACCCCGGACCAGCGAGGCGCTGGACCCAGGGTTGAAAAACTGCGCGGTGCGCAGTTTTTCAAACAGGCCGATGAAGAAGCCGGGTCGCCAGCCGAACCAGCCACGCGGCTGTCTTGGTAGGCAACGCCGCTGCTGGTCTTGACCCGGGCCTGTTCGATGAACTGCGCATCGCGCAGTTCATCGAGCTTGGGTCCAGCCCCTGGCTGGTCCGGGGTGCAGGGGGCGGACAGCCCCCTGCTGGGGCCTGGGGCGACGCCCCATCTCCGTGCAACGAATCCCTTTCCCTCTGGCCAGTTACGAGCTACCTCTCGCCCCCCGTGCAGCGACGCGAATCGGGCCCCGCGCTCTCCTTCCACGAGGCAGGAGGATCCGACGAGGTGGCGGGCTACCAGCCTCGGGGGAGTTCCTTGGAAGCCCGCGCAGCCGAGGAGGAGCCCGAGGTCCTCTCCGTGGCCGCGCTCGATCAGCGGCTCCGCCGCGCCGTCGAGCACGCGTCGCAGGACGTGCGGGTCCTCGGCGAAGTCGGGGGCTTCCGGCTGCATTCGAGTGGGCACGCGTACTTCACGCTGAAGGACGAGCGCGAGGACGCGCTCATCAACTGCGTCATGTACAAGACGGCCGCGCCGCGGGCGCGGAAGCTGCTCGCGGACGGGGCGCGTGTGGTGCTGACGGGGCGCGCCACGGTGTACGCGCCCCGCGGCCAGCTCCAGTTCTCCGTGTCGGATGTGCGGCCGGTCGGGCGCGGCGCGTTGCTCGAAGCGCTCGAGCGGCTCAAGCAGAAGCTCGCCGGGGAGGGGGTCTTCGCGGCCGAGAGAAAACGCGCGCTGCCCGTCGATCCGGCCGTGATCGGGGTCGTGACGAGCGGCAACGGCGCGGCCATCCACGACATCGTGACCGTGTCGTTCCGGCGCGGCGCGCCGCGGATCCTGCTCGCGCGGGCGACGGTGCAAGGGCCGGGGGCCGCGCAGTCGATGGCCCGCGCGCTCGATCAGCTCGCGCGCGTGCCGGACGTGGAGGTCGTGATCCTCGGGCGCGGCGGCGGATCGGCCGAGGATCTCTCCGCGTTCAACGACGAGGCGCTCGTCCGGAAGGTGGCGAGTTTCCCCGTGCCGGTCGTGAGCGCCGTCGGGCACGAGGTCGACGTGACGCTGACGGATCTCGCGGCGGATGCGCGCGCGGCCACGCCCTCGCAGGCCGCGGAGCTGCTCGTCGCGGATCGGGTGGAGCGGCGCAAGCAGCTCAAGCACCTGTACACGCGCATCGCGCGCGCCACGCGGCAGGCGATCGAGCGGCGGCGTGTCGTCGTCGACAGGCTCGCGCGGTCGATCGGCTCGCCCGAGGATCTGCTCGCGGTGCGGCAGCAGAAGCTCGACGAGCTGACCCTCAAGCTCGGACGCGAGATGGAGCGGGCGGCGTCGCGGCGCAAAGAAGAGCTCTCGCAGATCGAGCGGCGGCTCGCGGAGCGGCACCCGCGGGCGGTGATCGCCGTGGCACGCGCTGCGATCGGCCCGCTCGAAGTGCGGCTCGTGGCGGCCGAGCGCCGGCGGATCGAGCGGCTGCGGACGACGCTCGGGCGGCACGCGGCGCGGCTCGACGCGCTCTCGCCGCTCGGCGTGCTCGCCCGCGGCTACGCCATCGCGACGACGACGTCGGGGCGCGCGGTGCGGGCCGCGAAGGAGGTCGCCGTGGGCGAGTCCATCACGGTGCGGGTGCACGAGGGCGCGCTCCGCGCCGAGGTGACGGCGGTGATCGATCCGGCAGAAGGCGATGGAAGCGATGGCTGAGGGAAGGGTCTTCGCCGTCCTCGGGCATCCGATCGCGCACTCGCTCTCGCCGGTGATCCATACGGTCGCGTACGCGTCGCTGGGCCTGCCGCACGTGTACCGGGCGATCGACGTGCCGACCGCGGCCGAGCTCGTCGCGGTCCTCGACGAGCTGCGGTCCGGCGCGCTCGGCGGGGTGAACGTGACCTTGCCGCATAAACGCGCGGTGCTCGATCACGCCGACGAGGTCGACACGAGCGCGATCGAGCCGGGGGCGGCGAACGTGCTTTGCCGCGGCGAGGACGGCCGGCTCCGGGCCTACAACACGGACGCGGACGCCCTGGCGGACGACATCGCCGCGCTCGCGCCCGACGCCTCGCGCAAGCGGGCGATGGTGATCGGCGGAGGCGGGGCGGGGGTCGCGGCCGTGGCCGCGTGCAAGCGGTTGGGGTTCAAACTGATCGCGGTGACGTCGCGCTCGTGGGCGCGGTCGGAGAACGTCGAGACGTCGCCGTCGGCCGAGCAGGTGCGGCGGATGGGGGCGCTGCCCTTGCCCTGGCCCGGTCCGGGCGAACCCGCGCCCGATAGCTTCGCCTCGCAGGCCCTCCGGCTCCAATGGTGGGATCTCGCGCGTGGCGCGTCGCTGGTCGTGCAGGCCACGAGCGCGGGCATGCTCGGCAAGGACCCGGGCGAGTCGGTCCGGGATGTCGTTCCTTGGGACGATCTCGGAAGCGACGTCTTCGCGTACGACGTCGTGTATACCCCAAGAATGACCCCGTTCCTGCACGCCGCCGCCTCCCGAGGCATCCGGGCCGAAGGCGGACTCGGGATGCTCGTGCGACAAGCCGCCCGCTCGATCGTGCTGTGGACCGGGCAAGAGCCGCCGCTCGACGTGATGCGGCGGGCCGCCGAGGGCGCGCTCGATCGGGGAGGGCACACGGTATGAGCGGCAGCGACGCCTCGAACGCGTCGATCTGGCCGCACGTCGACGTGCGTCGGGATCTCGGCCGCGCGCTCTTCCGCGAGTGGGTCGCGAGCAACGGCGCCGGCGCCTACGCGAGCTCGACCATCGCGAACATGCACACGCGGCGCTACCACGGCCTGCTCGTCGCCGCGCTGGAGCCGCCGCGCGCGCGGCACGTGGTGCTCTCGCACGTCGACGTGGCGATCAAGTCGCTCGCGCCGCGCGGGGTGTGGGATCTCGCGACACACCAGTTCCCGGGGATCAACCCGGAGCGCGGGCCGTTTTACCTCAACCGCTTTGATCAGGATCCGGTGCCGCGCTGGACCTACAGCGTCGCGGGCGGCGAGCTCGAGGTGCTGCTCGCGCTCGTGCGCGGCGAGAACGCGGCGGTGCTGCGCTACACGTGGCGCGGCCCGCATCCGGTCGTGCTCACGCTGCGGCCGCTGCTCGCGATGCGCCACATGCACGTGCTCATGCGCGAGCACGGGGCGATGGAGCAACGCGTGGAGCTGCGCGCGGGCGAGATGCGCGTGCGTCCGATGCGCGCGCTGCCGAAGCTCTGCTTCCGCTACGACGAAGGCACGTTCGTGGGCTCGCCCGATTGGTGGCGGCGCTTCGAGTATTTGCTCGAACGGGACCGCGGGCTCGAGTTCCAGGAGGATCTCTGGACGCCGGGCGTGTTCGAGATCCGCGCGGATGGATCGGGCACGCCGAGCTTCCTCGTCGTCGGCGTGGAGAAGCTCCCGGAGGGCAAACCCGAGGAGCTCATCGCCGCCACGACGGCGGCGCTCGAAGCCGAGGATCCGGGCCCCTCGGTTCCCGCGCTGGAGCGCAAGCTCTCGGTCGCGGCGGAGCTCTACCGCGCGGATCTCGCGCCGGAGCCGGCGATCGTCGC
Protein-coding sequences here:
- a CDS encoding DUF6968 family protein, with the protein product MQEVIAERQLDFYSPRGRRPKKIIVRIGKAELDETGETWRAPIEILGPKASQVFRSRASGVDSMQAVIGAIWLVPVLLRTLTNDTGGRLEFEGSADLGFYMEPHEAFKPPLPAKE
- the xseA gene encoding exodeoxyribonuclease VII large subunit; translated protein: MQRRESGPALSFHEAGGSDEVAGYQPRGSSLEARAAEEEPEVLSVAALDQRLRRAVEHASQDVRVLGEVGGFRLHSSGHAYFTLKDEREDALINCVMYKTAAPRARKLLADGARVVLTGRATVYAPRGQLQFSVSDVRPVGRGALLEALERLKQKLAGEGVFAAERKRALPVDPAVIGVVTSGNGAAIHDIVTVSFRRGAPRILLARATVQGPGAAQSMARALDQLARVPDVEVVILGRGGGSAEDLSAFNDEALVRKVASFPVPVVSAVGHEVDVTLTDLAADARAATPSQAAELLVADRVERRKQLKHLYTRIARATRQAIERRRVVVDRLARSIGSPEDLLAVRQQKLDELTLKLGREMERAASRRKEELSQIERRLAERHPRAVIAVARAAIGPLEVRLVAAERRRIERLRTTLGRHAARLDALSPLGVLARGYAIATTTSGRAVRAAKEVAVGESITVRVHEGALRAEVTAVIDPAEGDGSDG
- a CDS encoding shikimate dehydrogenase family protein — translated: MAEGRVFAVLGHPIAHSLSPVIHTVAYASLGLPHVYRAIDVPTAAELVAVLDELRSGALGGVNVTLPHKRAVLDHADEVDTSAIEPGAANVLCRGEDGRLRAYNTDADALADDIAALAPDASRKRAMVIGGGGAGVAAVAACKRLGFKLIAVTSRSWARSENVETSPSAEQVRRMGALPLPWPGPGEPAPDSFASQALRLQWWDLARGASLVVQATSAGMLGKDPGESVRDVVPWDDLGSDVFAYDVVYTPRMTPFLHAAASRGIRAEGGLGMLVRQAARSIVLWTGQEPPLDVMRRAAEGALDRGGHTV
- the accC gene encoding acetyl-CoA carboxylase biotin carboxylase subunit, which encodes MLSHPPGPSRATWASVIRKVLIANRGEIAVRIIRTLHEMGIAAVAIYSEADRKSLHVRLADEAYCIGPAPARESYLSIERVLDAARKSGADAIHPGYGFLSEKSEFAEACERAGIVFIGPPSRAMAAMGSKTAARAKMAAAGVPITPGGDASTVEEARATAERVGYPVLIKAAMGGGGKGMRLVHNADEMPSAFERAQSEAARAFGDPTVYIEKAILRPRHVEIQVIGDRHGNMVHLFERDCSIQRRHQKVVEETPCPVATPELIRRMGEVAVKGALSVGYFSAGTFEFLLGEDGSFYFLEMNTRLQVEHPVTEWITGTDLVAEMVRVAAGEQLSWRQEEIVRRGASIECRIYAEDPIGFLPSPGKIEALRVPAGPWVRDDGGFYEGATVPSHYDPLVSKVSVWGPDRKTAIQRMRRALSEYVVTGIKTNIVFHEKLLAHPAFVEGRYTTGFIEENKETLLGYSDVREEDEATLAAAIAVAAARAERKAQRTEGQALEDRGRLSPWVEQHRGRVLR